Proteins encoded in a region of the Paenibacillus pedocola genome:
- a CDS encoding GNAT family N-acetyltransferase yields MELPVLTRTLAAQILQSETDYLTSRIQSILERKGNPEGVEIARFGNAAAFYIRTMPWALFNSVKGLSDEDSDQLEAILQFYRSRDRAFQIDIDPVRSGSRLFTALAEKGLHQTGFHSVLYGLPKQEPPASQSNIKITEITQPSEFDSFAEIHCLGSGMPLSAKPHFMNNNIGLLNRPGWKLFLATLDDVPAGVAVMHISGSIASCTLAATAPEYRNRGIQTALIQRRLYEAHFAGCQLVAAQASFGSTSQNNLERAGFQIAWTRSVWG; encoded by the coding sequence GTGGAACTTCCAGTCCTGACCCGCACACTTGCTGCACAAATCCTGCAGTCTGAGACAGACTATCTCACATCAAGAATTCAATCCATCCTAGAGCGGAAAGGGAATCCGGAGGGAGTGGAGATTGCACGTTTCGGGAATGCTGCTGCTTTTTACATCAGGACTATGCCTTGGGCACTGTTCAATTCCGTTAAAGGACTCTCGGATGAAGATAGTGATCAGTTGGAGGCTATCCTTCAGTTCTACCGGTCCAGAGACCGGGCCTTTCAGATCGATATCGATCCGGTCCGTTCCGGTTCCAGGCTATTCACAGCTCTGGCAGAAAAGGGCTTGCATCAAACAGGCTTTCATTCTGTGCTATACGGGCTACCTAAGCAAGAACCGCCTGCGTCACAGTCTAATATAAAGATTACTGAAATAACGCAGCCGTCTGAATTTGACTCTTTTGCCGAAATTCATTGCCTGGGCTCCGGGATGCCGCTATCTGCCAAACCTCATTTCATGAACAATAATATTGGACTACTGAATAGACCGGGCTGGAAGCTGTTTCTGGCTACGCTTGATGATGTGCCGGCTGGAGTAGCAGTGATGCATATTAGCGGGAGTATAGCTTCCTGCACGCTGGCTGCGACCGCGCCGGAATACCGGAACCGTGGTATACAAACCGCACTGATACAACGCAGACTGTACGAAGCTCATTTTGCGGGTTGTCAGCTTGTTGCTGCACAGGCCAGCTTCGGGTCTACCAGCCAGAATAATCTGGAGCGTGCGGGCTTCCAGATCGCCTGGACACGGTCAGTATGGGGCTGA